The window AGTTCTCATCTTggtcatatttaaaaattaatgattataaaataccgttattaaaagaaaatcatcatgtaaataaaatagtcaacatttgcatttctctttttttaatttaaaaattgttttagaaattctGTGCAAACCTGTTCCATTCTTTCTGCGTGGACAACCCATTCCAAAACGAATGCTTCCACCTGAAGCACTGGTGCCGTATTATACTGATGCAAAGAATCGTGGTGACCTGGCGGATCCGGCCAAATTTCCTGAAGCAAGACTTGAACTCGCCCAGAAGTATGGTGATATTTTACCTGACGTTACTAAAGATGAACTCTTCAAAGTGCTTACTACTCGAAAGGACCCAAGGCAGATTTTCTTTGGTCTTGCTCCTGGACGGGTGGTGAATATGGCAGATAAGAAAATCCTGAAACCTACAGAGGAGAATGTCCTCAAGTATTACAGCTCATGAATTCCCTTCCAAGAAAGCAGAGTTGGAAAAGAGGACTGGAAAAGGAGGCAATGCGATAAAACAAAGAATTGGTGCGGTCACTGTGTTTG of the Equus quagga isolate Etosha38 unplaced genomic scaffold, UCLA_HA_Equagga_1.0 HiC_scaffold_12994_RagTag, whole genome shotgun sequence genome contains:
- the LOC124231944 gene encoding 39S ribosomal protein L15, mitochondrial-like, with protein sequence PSYLLTDYFDVLQGADTFKAKVTIEVQLASELAIAAIEESGGVVTTAFCDPRSLEILCKPVPFFLRGQPIPKRMLPPEALVPYYTDAKNRGDLADPAKFPEARLELAQKYGDILPDVTKDELFKVLTTRKDPRQIFFGLAPGRVVNMADKKILKPTEENVLKYYSS